From Coffea arabica cultivar ET-39 chromosome 2e, Coffea Arabica ET-39 HiFi, whole genome shotgun sequence, the proteins below share one genomic window:
- the LOC113729737 gene encoding peroxidase 27-like has protein sequence MATSRVSKHFLFQLIFLALIAFNRANGRSLTPDFYKHTCPNLVYTIKTVVDEVMSVAPTLGGPLMRMHFHDCFVRGCDGSVLLDTPNKTEKYAIPNLSIRGFQIIDKVKSAVEKVCPGIVSCADVLAAVARDVTVALNGPSWEVEFGRRDGRVSTVNEALANLLSPFANISTLKQGFQAKGLSVKDLVVLSGGHTVGTSHCAAFNNRLYNFTGKGIQNDDADPTLDYEYVPKLKSKCKFGDRNTLVEMDPGSFKTFDLSYFSLVAKRRGLFQSDAALLDDSETRAYVKLHALKDKAGFFKDFADSMIKMGRIGVLTGTQGEIRKVCTKVN, from the exons ATGGCTACCTCAAGAGTTTCAAAGCATTTCTTGTTTCAGTTGATCTTCTTAGCTTTGATTGCTTTCAATCGTGCGAATGGGCGGAGCCTAACGCCTGATTTTTACAAACACACATGTCCCAACCTTGTATACACGATTAAAACTGTGGTTGATGAAGTAATGTCCGTGGCACCAACACTCGGTGGTCCTTTAATGAGAATGCACTTCCATGATTGTTTTGTTAGG GGTTGCGACGGATCAGTGCTATTGGACACTCCTAATAAGACTGAAAAATATGCCATCCCAAACTTAAGCATTAGAGGATTTCAAATCATTGATAAGGTGAAGAGTGCAGTAGAGAAAGTATGCCCAGGGATTGTTTCTTGTGCGGACGTGCTAGCCGCAGTAGCAAGGGACGTAACCGTCGCG TTAAATGGGCCGTCATGGGAAGTCGAATTTGGACGAAGAGATGGAAGAGTTTCAACTGTCAATGAAGCCTTGGCAAATTTATTGTCACCTTTTGCGAATATTAGCACTTTAAAACAGGGATTTCAGGCAAAAGGCTTAAGTGTCAAAGATCTGGTGGTGCTTTCAG GAGGACACACCGTTGGAACTTCTCATTGCGCAGCCTTCAACAATCGTTTATACAACTTTACTGGCAAAGGTATTCAGAATGATGATGCTGATCCCACATTGGATTATGAATACGTCCCAAAATtgaaaagtaaatgcaaattCGGAGACCGGAATACACTGGTGGAGATGGATCCAGGAAGTTTCAAGACATTCGACCTATCCTACTTCTCTCTCGTGGCTAAAAGAAGGGGCCTTTTCCAGTCAGATGCAGCTCTGCTTGATGATAGTGAAACCAGAGCTTATGTTAAACTTCATGCTCTGAAAGATAAAGCCGGTTTCTTCAAGGACTTTGCCGATTCCATGATCAAGATGGGTAGAATTGGCGTTCTCACTGGAACTCAAGGTGAAATCAGGAAAGTCTGCACCAAGGTCAATTAA
- the LOC113730840 gene encoding NDR1/HIN1-like protein 26: MSSSYPLPTHANPSPQNQPVKRHHSARYYAHRVRESLATRVSKLVCSIFLFFLFLIGVITFILWLSLRPHRPRFHIHEFSIPAIAQGNGFENAQIDFNVTARNPNRAIGIFYDAMHVSVTYDDQGIGAISLLYPFYQGPKNTTVLAGSLSGATLTVNNQRWQQFLADRSQGRVIFKLDVTSTIRFKISSWDSKHHTLHANCPVGVGPDGTILPEYKDKRCPVYFS, encoded by the coding sequence aTGAGCTCCTCGTACCCATTACCAACTCATGCTAACCCTAGTCCGCAAAACCAGCCGGTCAAGCGGCACCACTCTGCCCGTTACTACGCCCATAGGGTGCGAGAAAGCTTAGCAACGAGGGTTTCCAAGCTCGTCTGCTccattttcttgttctttcttttcttgattggCGTGATCACATTCATCTTGTGGTTAAGTTTACGCCCGCACAGGCCAAGATTTCACATCCATGAATTTTCAATTCCAGCTATAGCCCAAGGAAACGGGTTTGAAAATGCCCAGATAGATTTCAACGTCACTGCCCGTAATCCAAACCGGGCGATTGGGATCTTCTACGATGCAATGCACGTTTCAGTAACTTACGATGATCAAGGCATTGGGGCTATTTCTTTGTTGTATCCATTTTACCAAGGGCCCAAAAATACCACAGTTCTTGCTGGTAGCTTGAGTGGTGCTACATTAACCGTCAACAATCAAAGATGGCAGCAGTTTTTAGCTGATCGATCACAAGGAAGGGTAATTTTCAAGCTTGATGTAACCTCGACCATTAGATTCAAAATTTCTTCGTGGGATAGTAAGCATCATACCCTGCATGCTAATTGTCCGGTTGGAGTTGGCCCTGATGGCACCATCTTGCCTGAGTACAAAGATAAAAGATGTCCTGTTTATTTCAGCTGA
- the LOC113730841 gene encoding probable UDP-3-O-acylglucosamine N-acyltransferase 2, mitochondrial isoform X2, with the protein MSVDDDAVVDQDFQKWHNGGGTFHKSAYIHRTAVIEFGAVVHSQSLLGENVSIGSGVVVGPDVTIGQSTRVGYNVALTNCTIGDSCVIHNGVCIGQDGFGFLVDEQGNMLKKPQHLNVKIGNHVEIGANTCIDRGSWRDTIVGDHTKIDNLVQIGHNVQIGKNCMICGQVGIAGSVTMGDYVTLGGRVAIRDHVCIASRVRLAASSCVTKDINQPGDYGGFPAMPIGKWRRQVAAQRQTFK; encoded by the exons ATGAGTGTTG ATGATGATGCTGTGGTTGATCAAGACTTTCAGAAGTGGCATAATGGTGGTGGGACTTTTCACAAATCAGCATATATTCATCGAACAGCGGTCATAGAATTTGGTGCAGTAGTTCATTCACAGTCTCTTTTGGGTGAAAATGTTTCTATTGGGTCTGGGGTTGTCGTTGGACCAGATGTCACGATTGGTCAATCTACTAGAGTAGG ATACAATGTTGCTCTTACAAATTGCACAATTGGTGATTCCTGTGTTATCCACAATGGTGTCTGCATTGGCCAAGATG GATTTGGATTTTTGGTGGATGAACAGGGTAATATGTTGAAGAAGCCACAG CATTTGAACGTGAAGATAGGTAACCACGTGGAAATTGGAGCAAACACATGTATTGATCGAGGCAG TTGGAGAGATACTATTGTAGGAGATCACACAAAAATAGATAATTTGGTTCAG ATTGGTCACAATGTACAAATCGGGAAGAACTGCATGATTTGTGGGCAAGTTGGAATTGCAGGTTCAGTAAC GATGGGTGACTACGTGACACTGGGTGGAAGGGTTGCAATCCGTGATCATGTCTGCATTGCATCAAGG GTCAGATTAGCTGCTAGTAGCTGTGTCACAAAAGACATTAATCAGCCAGGGGATTATGGTGGCTTCCCTGCT ATGCCAATTGGGAAATGGCGAAGACAAGTTGCTGCTCAACGTCAGACATTCAAGTAG
- the LOC113730841 gene encoding probable UDP-3-O-acylglucosamine N-acyltransferase 2, mitochondrial isoform X1, which produces MAFRLRKLLLTNGCSSYNISTVMANNKNKYSTVFTPLRPISNTCMNNFLSTDQSTFKPQVDSLKSDDDAVVDQDFQKWHNGGGTFHKSAYIHRTAVIEFGAVVHSQSLLGENVSIGSGVVVGPDVTIGQSTRVGYNVALTNCTIGDSCVIHNGVCIGQDGFGFLVDEQGNMLKKPQHLNVKIGNHVEIGANTCIDRGSWRDTIVGDHTKIDNLVQIGHNVQIGKNCMICGQVGIAGSVTMGDYVTLGGRVAIRDHVCIASRVRLAASSCVTKDINQPGDYGGFPAMPIGKWRRQVAAQRQTFK; this is translated from the exons ATGGCATTTCGGTTGAGAAAATTGTTACTGACAAATGGCTGCTCATCCTACAACATTTCAACCGTCATGgctaacaacaaaaacaagtaTTCTACTGTATTCACCCCACTTAGACCTATCTCAAACACTTGCATGAACAACTTTCTTTCCACCGATCAAAGCACCTTCAAGCCTCAGGTTGACTCTCTTAAGTCCG ATGATGATGCTGTGGTTGATCAAGACTTTCAGAAGTGGCATAATGGTGGTGGGACTTTTCACAAATCAGCATATATTCATCGAACAGCGGTCATAGAATTTGGTGCAGTAGTTCATTCACAGTCTCTTTTGGGTGAAAATGTTTCTATTGGGTCTGGGGTTGTCGTTGGACCAGATGTCACGATTGGTCAATCTACTAGAGTAGG ATACAATGTTGCTCTTACAAATTGCACAATTGGTGATTCCTGTGTTATCCACAATGGTGTCTGCATTGGCCAAGATG GATTTGGATTTTTGGTGGATGAACAGGGTAATATGTTGAAGAAGCCACAG CATTTGAACGTGAAGATAGGTAACCACGTGGAAATTGGAGCAAACACATGTATTGATCGAGGCAG TTGGAGAGATACTATTGTAGGAGATCACACAAAAATAGATAATTTGGTTCAG ATTGGTCACAATGTACAAATCGGGAAGAACTGCATGATTTGTGGGCAAGTTGGAATTGCAGGTTCAGTAAC GATGGGTGACTACGTGACACTGGGTGGAAGGGTTGCAATCCGTGATCATGTCTGCATTGCATCAAGG GTCAGATTAGCTGCTAGTAGCTGTGTCACAAAAGACATTAATCAGCCAGGGGATTATGGTGGCTTCCCTGCT ATGCCAATTGGGAAATGGCGAAGACAAGTTGCTGCTCAACGTCAGACATTCAAGTAG